Proteins encoded by one window of Nicotiana tabacum cultivar K326 chromosome 10, ASM71507v2, whole genome shotgun sequence:
- the LOC107794942 gene encoding uncharacterized protein LOC107794942, translating into MEKANRKTHGSTDPGAEHTTTGKRAKMQNDDEEEEEGDMMAWLSLDDEKMTELSNVLDPDTASFQQSFRVRFIENPYIPPVIVQSSSGYITINGNEESCGSSFSDLDSSAMASVDRGSLNGILFEAIKGKGVAWGSDADEAGGWMEENGDDVASWSWGKQMDDEDLFGCYGGEKMDDDDDEASCGKFLGEDLFGNWDTVENW; encoded by the coding sequence ATGGAAAAAGCTAACCGGAAAACACATGGGAGTACTGATCCCGGCGCCGAACACACTACCACCGGTAAACGAGCTAAAATGCAAAATgacgatgaagaagaagaagaaggcgaTATGATGGCTTGGTTAAGCTTGGACGACGAGAAAATGACTGAGCTTTCCAATGTACTGGACCCTGATACTGCGTCGTTTCAGCAGTCGTTCAGAGTGAGGTTCATTGAAAACCCGTACATCCCGCCGGTGATCGTACAGTCCTCGTCGGGTTATATTACTATAAACGGCAACGAGGAGTCATGTGGCTCGTCATTTTCCGACTTGGACTCGTCGGCCATGGCGAGTGTAGATAGGGGGAGCTTGAATGGGATTTTATTCGAGGCGATTAAAGGAAAAGGTGTCGCGTGGGGTTCAGACGCCGATGAGGCAGGTGGATGGATGGAAGAAAATGGTGATGACGTGGCGTCGTGGAGTTGGGGTAAACAAATGGACGATGAGGATTTGTTTGGTTGTTATGGCGGTGAAAAGatggacgatgatgatgatgaagctaGCTGCGGTAAGTTTCTGGGGGAAGACTTGTTTGGAAATTGGGACACTGTAGAAAATTGGTGA